GCTTTCCGAACGAAGCGAGTTTGTATTTTGAGAGAGGAGAAATTTTCAACCTGCTGGCTAAACCGGACACGGCCCTGATCAATTACCAGAAAGCTGCCTCATTGAAAAGCAACTATCAGGAAGCATTATTGCAGATCGGGACACTGGCTATTCATTTGCAGGAATTTTATAAGGCATTTCCAGCGTTAGAACAATTAATAAAGCTGAAACCGCAATCGAAGGAAATCAATAACATGCTCGGATATTGTTATGAAAAAACCGGAGATTTCACCAAAGCCAGGGAATATTACACTACTGCGTTAACGCTGAGCCCAGGCGATCAGGATGCGAGATATGGTATGTACCGGATCAGGCTGCGTGAAAAAGAAGGTGCTTATTCAAATTTTTATCCCGAAGAAGCGCCCGGCTCCGCCTACAAGTTACTGGACACTTCACGGGTGAAAATAAATGTGATCCAACCCCGCGGCACGACAAATATCCGTGTGGACTCATCACGAAAAGCTAAAATTGAATAGATTTGCAATCTGCGGCCCTCCGCAGAAGATTTGAACCATAGTCACAAGAATAAATTTTTGAATGAAAGACGAGTCTCAAGTAAAAATTACCCTGCCCGATGGTAGTGAACGTTATTATCCGAAAGGAGTAACAGCACTCGACATCGCACTCAGTATCAGTGAAGGGCTTGCACGTAACGTGATAGCCGCCAAAGTGAATAGTGAAATTTGGGACCCTACGCGCGAGATCACGCAGGACTCTCTGGTGAAATTACTGACGTGGAATGACGAAGACGGTAAATCAACATTCTGGCACTCTTCTGCCCACTTATTGGCAGAAGCATTGGAAGCGCTTTATCCGGGTGTAAAATTCGGTACGGGGCCTTCTATTGAAAAGGGTTTTTACTATGACGTGGATTTGGGCGATAAGTCTTTGTCTCAGGATGATTTTCCAAAGATCGAGGCGAAAATGCTTGAACTGGCCCGTCAGAAAAATGAATATATCCGCAAACCGATCAGCAAAGCCGACGCACTGGAATTGTTTACAAAGAAAGGCGACGAATATAAACTGGAACTGATCGATGGTTTGGAAGACGGCTCCATTACCTTATACGAACAAGGTGGGTTTACCGACTTGTGCCGTGGGCCACATATCCCGAATACCGGTTTTATCAAAGCTGTAAAGCTGACCAACATTGGCGGCGCATACTGGCGCAATAAGCAGGAGAACAAGATGCTTACCCGCATTTACGGGATCACTTTTCCAAAGCAAAAAGAGCTGGAAGAGTATGTGACCTTAATGGAGGAAGCGAAAAAACGTGATCACCGTCGTTTGGGCAAGGAACTTGAATTATTTGCTTTTTCTGAAAAAGTGGGCCAGGGCTTGCCATTATGGTTGCCAAAAGGTGCGATGCTGCGCGAAAGACTTCAGTCCTTCCTTAGCAAAGCACAGTCGAGAGCGGGTTACCTGCCTGTGATCACTCCCAACATTGGAAGCAAAGAGCTTTATGTGACTTCCGGGCACTGGGACAAGTACGGAAAAGATTCTTTCCAACCCATTAAAACACCTAATGTGGGCGAAGAGTACCTTTTGAAACCAATGAACTGCCCGCATCACTGCGAAATTTATAAAACCTCTCCCCGCTCCTACAAGGATTTGCCATTGCGCTTTTCCGAGTTCGGTACCGTTTATCGTTACGAACAAAGCGGCGAGCTTCACGGACTGACCCGTGTGCGTGGCTTCACACAGGATGATGCGCACATTTTTTGCCGGCCTGACCAGGTTAAGGAAGAATTTGTACGGGTAATCGATCTGGTACTTTACGTTTTCAAAT
The genomic region above belongs to Dyadobacter pollutisoli and contains:
- the thrS gene encoding threonine--tRNA ligase yields the protein MKDESQVKITLPDGSERYYPKGVTALDIALSISEGLARNVIAAKVNSEIWDPTREITQDSLVKLLTWNDEDGKSTFWHSSAHLLAEALEALYPGVKFGTGPSIEKGFYYDVDLGDKSLSQDDFPKIEAKMLELARQKNEYIRKPISKADALELFTKKGDEYKLELIDGLEDGSITLYEQGGFTDLCRGPHIPNTGFIKAVKLTNIGGAYWRNKQENKMLTRIYGITFPKQKELEEYVTLMEEAKKRDHRRLGKELELFAFSEKVGQGLPLWLPKGAMLRERLQSFLSKAQSRAGYLPVITPNIGSKELYVTSGHWDKYGKDSFQPIKTPNVGEEYLLKPMNCPHHCEIYKTSPRSYKDLPLRFSEFGTVYRYEQSGELHGLTRVRGFTQDDAHIFCRPDQVKEEFVRVIDLVLYVFKSLGFEDYSAQISLRDPNDKVKYIGKDEDWARAESAIIEAAQERGLSTVTELGEAAFYGPKLDFMVRDALGRKWQLGTIQVDYQMPKRFGLEYTGSDNQKHQPVMIHRAPFGSMERFIAILIENTAGQFPLWLSPDQIAILPISEKFADYAEDVFFQLQDHDIRGFVDHRDEKIGRKIRDAEVTKVPFMLIVGEKEMAEGKLSVRRKGEGDLGSMTVEEFIGFFKKEAAII